The genomic DNA AGTGGTGGTAGCTAGATTGAGTCTCCAGAAATGACTAATGCCACCGCTGACCTGCAACCCTCAGCCTCAATGATGGGCGACAAGTAGCCCTCAACTCAGTGAAGACCATTTCCTTGCCATCCTCCTAAAAAAGACTGGTggtcagtgaggaagcctggaATAACTGAACCGATAAACCCATCCTAAAAACCAGCCACACTCACCACAGGAAAAAGGCAAAAAGGAACCGCTGGTCACACCTACAGCGTGTGCCCATAAACCCTGTGGAGCAACCCTTCCTTTGTGGTGGTGATCGCTAGAGTGCGTGCAAACCACCCTCAGAGAGGCTCCTGCAAGCTAAGGTAAGCCTCATCACTGCCCACTGGACCGGGCATCTCCATGGTACTGCGGCTATGCAGGTGGGAAAAAGCCAGAACGGAAAGGTTCCATAAAGTTTGTCCTGCCactcaaaaagaaacaataacCAAAAGAGGCCAAGTGAAGAACATGACTTAATGAGTGTAGAGGTTTGGGGTGGGATAGTGACTTAGAAaggggtgtctgtgtgttttaGTTAGGctcactgttgctgtgatgaaacaccatggccaaaagcaacttggtgaggaaaggggtTATCTAGCTTCTATGTAGAAGTCAGGACACgaactggaggcaagagctgatgcagaggccatggagaggagttgcttactggcttgcttagcctgctttcttatagaaccaggaccagcagcccggggatggcaccaccctacagccagatcttatggaggcattttctcagctggggctccctcctttcagataacttttGCTTGTATTATGCTCACATATAACTAGCCAGCATGGAATGCACTGACCGTCATTGAATTGTACAGTTTAAAATGGTTAATTTGGAGGTTGGAGAGACAACTTAGCACCaaaaagcacctgctgctctttcagaggacataaAGTGATTTACAGCCTATAACTctgggatccaacaccttcttcggGCCTCTGAtaggcaccagcacacacatggtatacactgaaacatacatgtatacataaataaaaacaaatctttagccagacggtggtggtacaagcttttaatcccagcactagagaggcagaagcaggtagatctctgaattcgaggacaacctggtctacagaatgagttccaggacagccacagctacacagagaaaccctgtcttgaaaaacaaaacaaaaatctttaaaatggctAAGCACACCTTTGGCCCTACATCCTACAGAACGCAGGCCCAAGTCCTGTCTGGTGCAGTATGACTGTATAACTGGTGATTTACCATGCATAGCCAGGTGAAGATATTAAAGTATTTaatagggagatgccttacttacagagcaacctaaccgtcaggcacacctgtagccaggccctaggaggcatggttatggtgtccccCTAACATGACTGGTATAAGACAGGCAACCTCTGGGCCCCAGAGAGGGTCCAGAAACTTAACTCCCCACAATGGCAGACTTACACCTCTGGAGGGTGACAAGGGTGGATGTGACAGAGATGCCACAAGCAAAAGCTTGAGTGATTTCCTGTGTGTATTAGGAAAATACACACTGCTTAAGACCCAAGACACACTGGGAGTGAGACTCTAAGCCATTGGGAGAGATGAAAACATACATTTCTGTATTCATATAAGACATTTGTCATGAGACTGAAAGGATGACTCAATAGTTTcattgttgttgggtttttgttttgttttgttttgtttgagacagggtttctctgtgtaacagcactggctgtcctggaactcattttgtagaccaggctggcctcgaactcagagatctgccagcctctgcctcccaagggctgggattaaaagtgtgagccaccactgtggctgcctgcaccacaactaattccgagtattgggcaaaagcctggagatttggaagAACCACTATATGCCTGATCCTTTCTGAGAGagtgtctctcacctttattgtggagcagctttatatacaaacttacaaaaactccaggtgaaagggttcacaacaggatattgattcCAGTGGgctgaggtcaggaaaacaggaggtacctgtggaaaacaactcttagagaccccgtgggggctgggtcccaacacaccaccacccagcaagatgactcaataGTTAGAGAACTTACTGTTGTTGGAGAGGTCCcaggtgtggttcccagcactcacttggtggctcacaaccattcataactctagttccaggagatccatcCTCTTCTAACTTCTTAAGTCACCAGGCACACAAATGATGCATTCatttacatgcaagcaaaataaactcatacacataaaataaaccttttcttttttcccaagagatttttttattcattcaaattagaaacaaggctgcttcacatgtcaatccctgctccctcccctccctccaactcccacctcccccacctcatcccccctctgctccccagggagagtaaagCCCTCCATAGGGATTctccaaagtcagtcatatcatcctgggcagggcctggtccctcccccatgtgtccaggctgagaaagcatccatccatgtgtgatgggctcccagagtccctttttatgctagggataaatactgatccactaccaggggccccatagagtgccaaggcctcctcattaacatccatgttcaagggtctggatcagtcccatgctggcctcccagacttcagtctggggttcatgcaCTCCCTCTttatcaggtcagctgtttctgtgggtttcaccagcctggtcccaacctctttgctatcactcctccctctctgcaactgggttccagagttcagttcagtgtacagctgtgggtgtctgctctgtttccatcagccactgaatgagggctctaggatggcatataaggcagtcatcagtctcattataggggaagagcatttagggtagcctctccaccattgcctagattgtcagttagtgaaagacctgtacagtaagaactttgagtcttttttgtttgtttgtttgtttgtttgtttttgtttttcgagacagggtttctctgtgtagctttggatgttgtcctggaattagctctgtagaccaggctggccttgaactcacagagatccacttgcctctgcctcccaagtgctgggattaaaggcatgctccaccaatgcccggctgaactttgagtctttaaagaaagaaattaaagataccagaaaatggaaagatctcctatgctcttggataggtaggatcaacatagtaaaaatggcaatcttgccaaaagcaatctacagattcaaggcaatccccatcaaaatcctaacacagttcttcacagaccttgaaagaacaatactcaactttatatggaaaaacaaaaaatccaggataaccaaaacaaccctgtacaataaaggaacttctggaggcatcaccatccctgacttcaagctctattacagagccatagtactgaaaacagcttggtattggcacaaaagtagacagatagaccaatggaatcgaattgaaaaccctgatattaacccgaacacctgatttttgacaaagaagctaaatttatacaatggaaaaaagatagcatcttcaacaaatggtgctgacataactggattcagacatgcagacaattgcagatagatccgtatctgtcACCATGAAAAAAACcttcttttcttaattaaagaaaagagaaatttgccATGAggtctttttctaatttttaattaattagttaattttgcCTTGAAATCTCACTTTTACTAGATACTGTAGTTACCCCATTTTGCAGAGGTGAGAAGAACTGAGGCTTAAGTAGGCCAAATCATACAGCTAGAAAGTCTGGGTTTTAATGCTTGCAGTTTGACACtcccatctacacacacacacacacacacacacacacacacacacacagttagcCTTTCTAGGACATCCTGTCCCCTTGGACTGGATTGGGAGAATACAGGAAAAACCCCAGCCCTCTCCCACAGAGTCCTGGCCAGTGATAGCCGCTTCCAGCAGGCGAGCGGAGCTTCCTGAAGGCAATAGCAGAGCGGGCTCCCCATCCTCAGCTTCTGCAGCCTCCTGACAGCTAACACCCCATCGGCAGGGTCTCTGGGATAGGTGCTCCCAGGAGATATTCAGGTGAGAGAGTGTTCTCCCAGGGAAGACAGCAGGCAGAGACTGGAGACAAATGGCTTTCCCAGGGGTGACTCAGaggtgtgaggggtgtgtgtctgcctgtctgtgtgtctgtgtatcccaTACCTAAAAGCCTAATGAAAACTGCACTAAGTTAGTAAAGTCTCAAGAGGGGAGTATTAGTTGGGGACTGTTGGTAAGCCGGCATTGTCAATGCTGGGAAAGAAGCCTCCATGGGAACAAATAACATTGACGTTCCTACAAAATGTCTGTTCCTGGGTCAAACTTGGGCGGTCACAGTTTGAGTTCTAAACATACTTTCTgcttctcttcagccccagaatCTTCCCCAAATCCCCCCTAGCCCCTGTagcttttagttggggggtggggggagacgaCAAAGACTGCCTTTGGGGGACCCCTCCACTTTCTATTACaaccctcccttcttttcccaaCAGGCATTAGCTGGTCCTCATGTCAGTCAAATCCAGCCCTGGGCCCAGCCCGACTTCAGCGCCGGGCAATGATTTCGgagagatccacaactggacaGAACTGCTCCACTTTTTCAACCACACCTTTTCCGACTGCCACACGGAATTCAACGAGAATGCCAAACAAGTAGTCCTCTTTGTCGTCTACCTGGCCATATTTGTGGTAGGGTTAGTGGAGAACGTCCTGGTGATATGTGTCAACTGGCGCCGCTCAGGCCGGGCAGGGCTGCTGAACTTGTACGTCCTCAACATAGCCATCGCCGACCTGGGCATCGTCCTGTCCCTGCCGGTTTGGATGCTGGAGGTCATGCTGGACTACACCTGGCTCTGGGGCAGCTTCTCCTGCCGCTTCACCCACTATTTCTACCTTGCCAACATGTACAGTAGTATCTTCTTCCTCACGTGCCTCAGCATTGACCGCTATGTCAGTCTCGCCAACCCCTCTCCCTCCTGGCAGCGCCACCAGCACCGAGTGCGGAGGGCCGTGTGCGCAGGGGTCTGGGTCCTCTCGGCCATCATCCCACTGCCTGAGGTGGTACACATCCAGCTGATGGACGGCTCGGAGCCCATGTGCCTCTTCCTAGCACCTTTTGAAACGTACAGCACGTGGGCCCTGGCGGTGGCCCTGTCTGCTACCATCCTGGGCTTCCTACTGCCCTTCCCTCTCATTGCAGTCTTCAACATCCTGACAGCCTGCCGGCTTCGGAAgcaaggacagccagagagcaGGCGCCACTGCCTGTTGCTGTGGGCTTACATAGCCGTCTTTGTCATCTGCTGGCTGCCCTACCATGTGACTATGCTGCTGCTCACTCTGCATGCGACCCACATCTTCCTCCACTGCCACCTGGTCAACCTGCTCTACTTCTTCTACGAAATCATCGA from Cricetulus griseus strain 17A/GY chromosome 1 unlocalized genomic scaffold, alternate assembly CriGri-PICRH-1.0 chr1_0, whole genome shotgun sequence includes the following:
- the Gpr182 gene encoding G-protein coupled receptor 182, which translates into the protein MSVKSSPGPSPTSAPGNDFGEIHNWTELLHFFNHTFSDCHTEFNENAKQVVLFVVYLAIFVVGLVENVLVICVNWRRSGRAGLLNLYVLNIAIADLGIVLSLPVWMLEVMLDYTWLWGSFSCRFTHYFYLANMYSSIFFLTCLSIDRYVSLANPSPSWQRHQHRVRRAVCAGVWVLSAIIPLPEVVHIQLMDGSEPMCLFLAPFETYSTWALAVALSATILGFLLPFPLIAVFNILTACRLRKQGQPESRRHCLLLWAYIAVFVICWLPYHVTMLLLTLHATHIFLHCHLVNLLYFFYEIIDCFSMLHCVANPILYNFLSPSFRGRLLSIVVRYLPKEQARAAGRRASSSSSTQHSIIITKEGSLPAAELHPHPTRNSGASSPPRNASSTFCNSIAS